The Nymphaea colorata isolate Beijing-Zhang1983 chromosome 7, ASM883128v2, whole genome shotgun sequence DNA window CTTTTAACACTAAACTCTAAATTCACCGCAGCGTTTTTACATAGAATTATTAAAAAGCCAAAGATATTCACATGCTACGTCAAATGAGGTAATCAGGAGGAAACAGAGACATCTGGTAGTGCTAGATATCTATATTAGAAAACTtgaaacgaaaaaaaaagaaaaaacaaagaaactcGTGTTTATTTAATGCGTGTTGAAGATTTATGTTCAGgcaaaaaattttacttttgaaaCTAATTATTGTACATTCTTATGTAATCAAGGGTAAACTGGCCTGTCTTCTCACTAAACAGTTTAGGTTAGCTAAAAGAATAGGTTAACTAtttaaaaggaacaaaaatgaaCTCAAAAATAGTTAATAAGACAATGACTATTATGAAGCGGTATTAGTTTCTAATAAGAAAGTAAATGCTTAGAAAGGTGTACAATTGTGCGGGAACATGGTATTCCTTCCAAGTTCTAAAAATTAGCAACTcatataaaccaaaaaaaattaagcgtGGTCTGGTTTCGTAATTATATAGGAGAACACAACTACAGATGTGTTAATGCAAATCAATTGTTCTTTATACGgctaattaatattttcatattgttaaCACATATAAGTTTTTGTGTGGCTAAAAAATCAGTCACAGactactttttaaaatttaattgttaaattagcaaaaaattatcattttacCTTTTATAATTAATAACACTAATattatgtttagcattatccTTGAAGGAATTGGCCTGATGGTCAGGCAGAGGCTGGTAGGTgttctattttcaaatcatcGAGATGTCAACTCTGTATTATAAAAGAAGAGCCACTAACGTGTAACTTGAAACATGAAAGAGGTGGCACTCGAAGTGCCGAAAGCATACTCTTCTTACAACAATGAAAATTTGGGTGGAAGGTTCACTTAGGATGAATTACTTTTTCATGCATACTCGAAATATGTGACATTGTTAGATTATTCTCTGGTGAGAGTTTAGGCTGCTCTctttttataagaaaagaatCAGGAATTATAACGTCTATGTACAGGAAGAGAAACGAAATGTAACATGAATGGACCACCTATGGTCAAAATACGCGTCACattgttaatatatataattagaatgTCCGTTAAGAACTTTTTAACATTAATATGCCTAACCGCCTTTCCTACGTCAAAATGGTTCCCATACATTAATGCATGTCTCCTTTCTCAGTGTCATAATAAATATATAGACAGTGATCCATTTCTTCGGCGTGCTCGAGTACTAAGTCAAGGGCCTTATTAACTCAATGCTCGGTAGTAAATGTCAAAATTAAGGGTTGTTAATTACAGCCAATCTGTTGCAGTACATCCCAATGCGTACTTGGAATATGAAAGAAAcctaaaaaaacatgaaagttcTATCAGATTTTCTGCAGTTATTTGAatgtaaaatttgattttcttcaatattcATGCGTATAACCCAATGGCAGATTTGGGGGTTTGGATAGCTTCTAGAGTTCCTTAGGTCGAATGGTTAAGCTACCATTTGGCGGACATGTATTAGGCTCCACACCAGTCACATAGATACAACCTTAGGCCCTATCAGGTCAGGAAATGTGTATAATGAGTCTGTTTCATTCTCTTGAAACAGGTCGATTGGATGGTAACACTGTCACTATAGATGAGACCTTTAAGCAACAAGAAGGGAGGACTTTGGCTCTCAATCGAGGTGGGCAGGAGTATAAATGGAGTACACACTTTAACTACATTAGTAAGGTGGGTAGGACTATAAATGGATTACCCATCACATTTTCAACTGCCCTAATACGTATCTGCgaaactggttatgtgcacagTCTTGTCTGTGCATATGAATGtgtaataaccaaaataccctcaataatataaaaatgtatCATTAACTtcattaatatatatagttagatTCCTTTCATGAACTTTCTAATATTAATTTGGCTAACTGTATTTGTACATCGAAGTTGTTTCATACATGAATGCTTGTCCGCTATCCCTGGGTCATAATAAATACATAGATGTCCCTTTCATTTTCTCCAAGACAAGTCAGCAGCTTTATTTAATTCAAGTCGACATCAAAATTAAAGAGTTTGGAAAATGGGGGCGTTTTGATGACAATCCATAATCGATTTTTGGAGGTAAAAATAGTTTTTGCAACCGAAACACCATTTGATGATGAATGGTTGAAAGGAAAACAccaagaaaaaattgttaattaatGCCAAATAACTCAAGCCCCTCCTCATGCAGTGGAGGAAGTGTCAGTTTCTCTTTACTTCCACTTCCAGAAGAATTGTGGTGTATGCAGTGGAGGAAGTGTCAGTTTCTCTTTACTTCCACTTCCAGAAGAATTGTGGTGTCTAAGGAGAAGGGCGTCGCTTTTCCTTGCCAGAAACAAGGAGAGAGTGTCAAACCCTGGCCCCTCCTCATGCATTGAAGGAAGTTGTGGGTCTtcctttccttcaaaaaaattgtggtgtTTAAGGAGGACTTCATTTACCCTCGCCAGcagcaacaaaaagaaaaaattgtcaatTAATGCTAGATTTGTTGGGTAGTGGTAGTGGCCAAGAGCACTACTCATTCAGTAAATGCAAGGGGGCCCACTTGTAGTTATGAGCTTTAATGTtcacctaaaatctctcactcactGTAACCGCTGCTGGATTGGATTTGGGAAAAACATAAGGGGCTGGCTATTTATATCCAGCGAGACTAAGTAATATAATGTTGATTATATATGAggagccccttagaaggaaaccccaaaactgacatactcttcaacttcctcttcttcctcttgtgCTGTTTTCTACAGGGACGAGTTCTACATGGAACTAAAGCTGTTGGTGATCTTACAGGCGACGACTTGCAACTTCCGCTGCATCGTAAGTTTCctcaacagtggtatcagagccatacGTATCGAATTCCAGTAAGTGAAATTCGATCTTGATCATAGTGAAGCCTGTGAAGATCATATTACCTGCGTGAGCATGCTAGTCGCCTATGTATTATGTTGTTTAATCTCTAGCTCTTGAAAATAGCGCATGCTAGGGTATATTGATTCGAAGCATGATATATGCTAGCCTTAATTAGTTGATGAATCTCTCTGGTTTCTGTATTACGCCTGAACTACGCATTCTCTTTTCCAATGATTCTGAGAAAACGCAAATAGAGCCTGCTCTGGTTGATGAATCTCTCTGGTTTCTGTATTACGCCTGAACTACGCATTCTCTTTTCCAATGATTCTGAGAAAACGCAAATAGAGCCTGCTCTGTTCCTAAATCGCTCCACCGCTATGTCAAGCACTATGAACTTGCGCCTCAGGCGAGCAGTTGCAAAGGTTGCACAGTCTGCTCTGCTCGACATACAGCAAACTCAAAACTAAACAAACAcataagagagaagaaaatatacAACCTTGGCTCACCGTATGCCGATTGAGAGTCCGACTCAACAGCCTCATGGTAAAGGACGGGATTCTTTCGTCTGACAAAAGCTGAGATTTTCTCATGCTGGTAGCAGAGAGTAAACTTAAGTAAAGGACGAAAACTGCTTTTGAAGCACTGCAAACCTCCTCTGTTGTTCCTCTGGGTCTACCGGTGCATCTCTGTTTCAACGAGAGCAGAGATTGAGAGGTTGTCCTCCTCAGGATGGCAGCACAGAAATGTCGAGAACTGAGGAGGAGGTAGCGGCGGCCTAAAGCGCCGGATGAACCCTAATCTGAAAAGGATGGCTCAAAGTTGCTCTCTGCTAGTCGAACTCTACCTTTGCCACCCTCTGTGCGGTAGAACTAGAATAGAACGACGACCTCACCGTGGCGGTGAAGGAAAACCGGGAGTGAATGCTTCTTGGCTCCGAACACCTGGCCGTAGATGGGCTCCATCCCCATTGCCAGGCCGGAGATGATGAAGAAGCCGGTGATGTTGGCGAAGCCGACGGCGGGCGAAACCCTAGCAAAGGGTTTTCAATGAGAGGCAAGAGAAGCtctcgagaggagagagaaggaaaccggtgaaatgaaggaaaatcaaGCGCAAGGGGTTTTTATACCTGAAGTTTGAAGATTGCAAAATCAGTCCACCATTTCGGCCGTATTTTCAAAAACGCTGTTacttttttaacaaattaatgCGGAAACATGTTTGCTTAAAAGTTTTCagaaagaggcttgcgaaagttaaTTTCGGTGTAAACCtagaattttatatgaaattgcgAAATGGTACCCTCTGAGCTATTATAAATTTCTGGAAGAGGGTTTCAGaaaattgttttgcaatttcgGCGGAGAAAGGAGATTTTATGTAGAATTGCATACAGGCACCACTcaaacttattaaaattttagaaaaatggttctgaaattaactttgaaaatgagaaggaaaactcGTGGTCTAAAATTTAATGTGAGTTTTGCTTGCTTTAAGTGATACATTCGAATATTATTTGTATTATAGTTCTATACTTGTTATagaattaatttagaaatgacttcaAGAGTGGGAGCTTGAGACAcgaaaactgaaaaatgattGGCAGCATATATGTTTACTTatgcaattttgttattttttgtgtGCAAGACCTAATGGCGGTATAAATCTTGTGTCGTATTTGAATATAGATATTATGTTGAAACACGttcatattggatttgaatttggatcatcTTTACTTGTTTAAATGCATATCAAGTATAGTGTTGATATTATTGTGTGTGGACCCACATTGGtatgatctgaatctaaataatcatttggatttttgctttggatcttCTTATTGCTTAAGATCCATATttgtattcaatttgaatcatgatatattcagatttgaatttgtttggatattggttaaaaatccatATCCTATTTATGTTAGTTCAAATACATGTTATTATACTTGCTTTACGAAATTCATCGTCATTTTGGGTTCATGCTGATACCAGATATGACCAAAACTTTGGttttatataatcattttaGTTGTTCGATTTGGATCTCACACTAAATGTTGCactcttttggagcatgatctgaTTTGGCTTGTTCAAGATttatatcttgtttatattatatctaaacatattttgatgaacgttgatttttagatctaatggtTTTACAAGTTGGACATTTTTTCAATGTGAGTAGCACTAGAGTGCTATCAAATGAATTTATTTAGCTCCTTATGAAAGAATATTCTCAGGATAAAGATTATATTACGCTGTGTTTATCCTAGTTAAAAGGAATAATTATATTACTAAATGCTGAACACTCTTAGACATGGTGATATGCATATAGCATTGTGTTGGGTTGGTGATGAATTTAGATCCAGATTAAGTTGGTTGGATCATTGGCTCCAAATACTTGTACAGACACTAAATACAATATACCATCATGTTTGCCCTGTGGAAGGTAACACTCTCAAAGCATGATGAAAGTCttattaatgaaatattttatttgaagatttgttctagtacatgaaattttatttgcccTTATCAAAGATGGCTAGCATATataaattcaaataattttagaGTGCTATTGAACAAGACTTTATTTACTCCATTGCTGAGGTGAACTAGTTTTAAATGTATGTTTATGAGGTGTAATGTAACACTCTTGAACTGAAACTCATATGAGTTTGGAATGTCTTTATTTGGAGACTTGTTTTATTTAGGTGATGAATTAGTATGGATTCAGACATGCATCATCTCAAGgtaaagaatttttttcttgttgcaccTTGTTCAAGAATTGGGGTATTGTTTGATCCAAACATGGTTGTTGAAATCATGTTGtacaatattttatttggatcaTTTGTGGTTTTAAATTCAGATTAGTTGCATTGTGGATGTTACTGGTTTGATCTGAATCTATATATTTGAATTGATGAATCCACATTGCATAAAGTTCAGCTTAAGATCTGAACTGATTTGGTTGGATATATGGAAAATACATATCCTATTTGCTTTGGTTCCAATATATGTTATGATGTTTGCTTTTGGATCCGAtcatattgtgatatttgttgtcATTCTGGATCCAAAGATCATTCTAAAGATCTAGTGAATAAAGCTTCAGTTgcttattttattaataaaatgaatttgtttcaaGCATGGTCAAGAGATGTAAGATAACACTCTTGAACCAAAATTCATATGAGAATGTGTTTATTTGAAGCTTTATAGCACTAAAAGTGCTAGTACATGATAACTGGTTTTTCTTAAAAGAGAGATGAGTTAGCAACAATGTaaatatggttgttgaatcgtattatataatatttcaatgaagatcatgtgttttaaattcTTGTCAATGGTATTGTTGATATTAGTAGTTTGGATCTATGCTAATATAATATGAATTCATGTGACTTTTTGGAACTGGATCTATTTATTGCTTGAGATCCGCCTTACATACAGTTgtgattcatatttgaattatatatttggatatacGGTTAAACATCCATATCCTGTTTCTATTAGATCCAAATATTTTATGTAATTTGTACATTTGTGGATCCAACTATGTTAGCATGCAATTAAGCTAGTTcttgtttgagaatgaatttgatttaaattttttgtcatgAGGTGTTAGATAACACTCATGGGTATAATGAGATCCACACTAACTAGATCCATATTGATATCTTGAGAGATATACAATGCTTGTTAAGTATATGTCTAGAATTTAAATAACATGTTTGTAAATGCATATGCATTGAATACCTATATAAGGTAGGGTATATGAAGTTTTATGCATGAGATTGGCATGAGATTGAGGTGTTTAAATAATTATACCAAAGATAATGATCCAGTGGAAAATCATATCGATCTACTGAATTATCTGATTTAATCAGAAGATCAGTTTGacaatgaaccgactgaggaacagtttggcaatgaaccaattGCATAACAGTTTGACAATAAACCGACTGTGGATCaatttggcaatgaaccaactgcataacagtctggcaatgaaccgactggggatcaatttggcaatgaaccaactgagcaagaTTCGTCCGAGGATCAGTGTGGTAATGAACCGTCTAGATCAATTTATGGATCAGTTAGGAAAATAACCAACTGAGTCCAATTCTTTATTCTTCAAACATTGATAATAGTCACAAAAGTCAATAGCTTCATGGTTATATTTGAATCATTGTTGCTTGCACAAAAGCTGACTATTcatttgatgatcaagtttgatCGATTAAATATTCTAATAAGCGGtcaggtaatgaaccgactaagAATCAGTTTAGTATTAAACGTTCGactgaagcttattagtgaTGTTAATGATCATCTTGTGGAATACATGAATAGAAATATTTGAATTATTTGAATTATTGTTGCATGCATGTATTGTCGAAGCTATGTATTGACCTCgatgagttaaatgaaactcTTTTTATGAGAGAGTACATTGATGAAAActatacaagatgaaaagtgctTGTATAATAGACTATAAATTAATTGCTTATTCTGTTAAATAGTCATAATAAAGATTAGGAGTTGCTAATCAGGTTGATgactatgtaaatatttgataagtgggagcacacttgaatatgctCTTTGCTATGTTGGAAAACTTTATATTGTTTTGTCACATCTTAAAGCATTGCATGAATGCTTTGGAACTCCTGTTGCTAAAGGAGTTAAGTAATTGtggaaaacaataaaggaaaagTATATTATGAGCTTTCAATGTATATTAGTTTATGTACTGGACGTGATACA harbors:
- the LOC116257501 gene encoding uncharacterized protein LOC116257501 isoform X2; translated protein: MRSPLEGNPKTDILFNFLFFLLCCFLQGRVLHGTKAVGDLTGDDLQLPLHHLFYLGDELVWIQTCIISRDEFYMELKPLVILQATTCNFHCIP
- the LOC116257501 gene encoding uncharacterized protein LOC116257501 isoform X1 is translated as MRSPLEGNPKTDILFNFLFFLLCCFLQGRVLHGTKAVGDLTGDDLQLPLHRKFPQQWYQSHTYRIPGRVLYGTKAIGDLTGDDLQLPLHSMTEAGPATAYMSHACGSAGPE
- the LOC116257501 gene encoding uncharacterized protein LOC116257501 isoform X3 — encoded protein: MRSPLEGNPKTDILFNFLFFLLCCFLQGRVLHGTKAVGDLTGDDLQLPLHRDELVWIQTCIISRDEFYMELKPLVILQATTCNFHCIP